A genome region from Thermomonospora amylolytica includes the following:
- a CDS encoding ABC transporter ATP-binding protein has translation MAGSGTAHLRDGEQVLRVEDLTVTFPAGRRRTVHAVSGVSFDVAGGETLGIVGESGCGKSSAARAIMQLPRPSAGSVRLNGLELTGLRGEALRRTRRRLQMIFQDPISSLNPRRRVRDIVAEGPRVWGTLDGDTTRIDELLEAVGLDPATAAGRRPHEFSGGQCQRISIARALALDPEVIICDEPVSALDVSVQAQILNLLEDLKARYGLTLVFIAHDLAVVKNISDRILVMYLGKTCELAPSAALVRSPAHPYTRALLSSVPQAPLRIPEEEEKHMAGEPPSPLAPPTGCRFRTRCPRATALCATEEPRMRPLTPGHYIACHHPHTETPA, from the coding sequence GGGCGGCGGCGCACCGTGCACGCCGTGTCGGGGGTCAGCTTCGACGTCGCCGGGGGCGAGACCCTCGGCATCGTCGGCGAGTCCGGCTGCGGCAAGTCGTCCGCCGCCCGGGCGATCATGCAGCTCCCCCGCCCGTCCGCCGGCTCGGTCCGGCTGAACGGGCTGGAGCTGACCGGCCTGCGCGGGGAGGCGCTGCGGCGCACCCGCCGCCGGCTGCAGATGATCTTCCAGGACCCGATCTCCTCGCTGAACCCGCGCCGCCGCGTCCGCGACATCGTCGCCGAGGGTCCCCGCGTCTGGGGCACCCTGGACGGTGACACCACCCGGATCGACGAACTGCTGGAGGCGGTCGGCCTGGACCCGGCCACCGCCGCGGGACGCCGCCCGCACGAGTTCTCCGGCGGCCAGTGCCAGCGCATCAGCATCGCCCGCGCCCTGGCCCTGGACCCCGAGGTGATCATCTGCGACGAGCCGGTCTCCGCGCTGGACGTCTCCGTCCAGGCCCAGATCCTCAACCTGCTGGAGGACCTCAAGGCCCGCTACGGCCTCACCCTGGTGTTCATCGCCCACGACCTGGCCGTGGTCAAGAACATCAGCGACCGCATCCTCGTGATGTACCTGGGCAAGACCTGCGAACTGGCCCCCAGCGCCGCCCTCGTCCGCTCCCCCGCCCACCCCTACACCCGGGCCCTCCTGTCCTCCGTCCCCCAGGCCCCCCTGCGGATCCCCGAGGAGGAGGAAAAGCACATGGCCGGTGAGCCCCCCTCCCCCCTCGCCCCGCCCACCGGCTGCCGTTTCCGTACCCGCTGCCCCCGCGCCACCGCCCTGTGCGCCACCGAAGAACCCCGCATGCGCCCCTTGACCCCCGGCCACTACATCGCCTGCCACCACCCCCACACCGAAACCCCCGCCTAG